A window of Longispora fulva contains these coding sequences:
- a CDS encoding M20/M25/M40 family metallo-hydrolase, producing MTSHPLAVDEVVDICRDLIRIDTTNTGDNDTSAGERAAAEYVAGLLSEVGLEPRIIESAPGRASVVARFEGSDPTRPALLVHAHLDVVPADASEWSVHPFSGEVKDGYVWGRGAVDMKDFNAMLLAVVRQWKREGVVPPRDLVLAFLADEEAGSMYGSQFLVNEHADLFEGCTEAVGEVGGFSVDAGNDLRLYLIETAEKGLDWLKITASGRPGHGSMIHHDNAVVALTEAVTKIGRHEFPVTLTPTVRDFLERSSEVLGFDFDPADPEAAIAKLGPVARVIGATLRNTANPTRLDAGYKDNVIPGRASATIDCRSLPGRSEELEAQLRAIVGPDIDIEYIHRQPGLETSFDGDLVEAMGAALRAVDPGARPVPYMLSGGTDAKAFARLGIRCFGFAPLRLPADLDFTALFHGIDERVPVDGLKFGVDVLDRFLRAS from the coding sequence ATGACCTCCCACCCCCTCGCCGTCGACGAGGTAGTCGACATCTGCCGCGACCTGATCCGGATCGACACGACGAACACGGGCGACAACGACACGAGTGCGGGGGAGCGGGCGGCGGCCGAGTACGTGGCCGGGCTGCTCTCCGAGGTGGGGCTGGAGCCCCGGATCATCGAGAGCGCGCCGGGCCGGGCGAGCGTCGTGGCCCGGTTCGAGGGCTCCGACCCGACGAGGCCCGCGCTGCTCGTGCACGCGCACTTGGACGTGGTGCCGGCCGACGCGAGCGAGTGGTCGGTGCACCCGTTCAGCGGCGAGGTCAAGGACGGGTACGTCTGGGGCCGCGGGGCCGTGGACATGAAGGACTTCAACGCGATGCTGCTGGCCGTGGTGCGGCAGTGGAAGCGCGAGGGCGTCGTGCCGCCCCGCGACCTGGTGCTGGCGTTCCTCGCCGACGAGGAGGCCGGCTCGATGTACGGGTCGCAGTTCCTCGTCAACGAGCACGCCGACCTGTTCGAGGGCTGCACGGAGGCGGTCGGCGAGGTCGGCGGCTTCTCGGTGGACGCGGGCAACGATCTGCGGCTGTACCTGATCGAGACCGCCGAGAAGGGGCTCGACTGGTTGAAGATCACGGCGAGCGGCCGGCCGGGGCACGGTTCGATGATCCACCACGACAACGCCGTGGTCGCCCTCACCGAGGCCGTGACGAAGATCGGCCGGCACGAGTTCCCGGTCACGCTGACCCCGACGGTGCGCGACTTCCTGGAGCGGTCCAGCGAGGTGCTCGGCTTCGACTTCGACCCGGCCGACCCGGAGGCCGCGATCGCCAAGCTCGGCCCGGTGGCCCGGGTGATCGGCGCGACGCTGCGCAACACGGCGAACCCGACCCGCCTCGACGCCGGCTACAAGGACAACGTGATCCCGGGCCGGGCGTCGGCGACGATCGACTGCCGCAGCCTGCCGGGCCGGTCCGAGGAGCTGGAGGCCCAGCTGCGCGCGATCGTCGGGCCGGACATCGACATCGAGTACATCCACCGGCAGCCCGGGTTGGAGACGTCCTTCGACGGGGATCTCGTGGAGGCGATGGGTGCGGCACTGCGCGCGGTGGACCCGGGTGCCCGGCCGGTACCGTACATGCTGTCGGGTGGCACGGACGCGAAGGCGTTCGCGCGGCTCGGGATCCGGTGCTTCGGCTTCGCCCCGCTGCGGCTGCCGGCCGACCTGGACTTCACGGCGTTGTTCCACGGCATCGACGAGCGGGTCCCGGTCGACGGCCTGAAGTTCGGCGTGGATGTCCTGGACCGGTTCCTGCGGGCGAGTTGA